A genome region from Bufo gargarizans isolate SCDJY-AF-19 chromosome 2, ASM1485885v1, whole genome shotgun sequence includes the following:
- the LOC122928960 gene encoding gastrula zinc finger protein XlCGF17.1-like, whose product MMEEHQPLISQENLSKNSERNIMLSLSNKAEEDEDILQCSLGENLITPNVHPGLHSTDLSYNPPNHEEPSPDQSQIVTPNAGQKGGERFQCGKQFTKSSGLSTNRRIHTGEKPFSCSECGKCFSGKSNLIRHKRSHTGEKPYPCSVCGKCFTEKSSLIRHERIHTGEKPYSCSECGKCFTDKSFIVIHKRSHTGEKPYSCSECGKCFTYKSNLLIHERSHTGEKPYSCSECGKCFTEKSYLVAHERRHTGEKPYSCSECGKQFSDKSNLVRHERNHTGEKLHSCLECGKCFISKAQLRNHQEKHTREKLYSC is encoded by the exons atgatggaggagcaccagcctcttatatcacagg AAAATCTTAGCAAGAATTCTGAGAGAAACATCATGTTATCACTAAGTAATAAAGCTGAAGAAGATGAAGATATCCTGCAGTGCTCTTTAGGAGAAAACCTCATTACCcctaatgtacatccaggacttcacagtacagatctgtcatataatcctcctaatcatgaggaaccttctcctgaccaatcacagattgttacccCAAATGCAGGTCAAAAAGGGGGTGAAAGGTTTCAATGTGGTAAACAATTCACAAAAAGCTCAGGTCTTTCTACAAAcagaagaattcacacaggagagaagccattctcatgttcagaatgtgggaaatgcttttcaGGAAAATCAAATCTTATTAGACAcaaaagaagtcacacaggagagaaaccatatccatgttcagtatgtgggaaatgttttacagagaaatcaagtcttattaggcatgaaagaattcacacaggagagaagccgtattcatgttcagaatgtgggaaatgttttaccgaTAAATCATTTATTGTTATAcataagagaagtcacacaggagagaagccatattcatgttcagaatgtgggaaatgttttacatatAAATCAAATCTTcttatacatgagagaagtcacacaggagagaaaccatattcttgttcagaatgcgggaaatgttttacagagaaatcatatctTGTTGCACATGAGAGACGACACacgggagagaagccatattcatgttcggaatgtgggaAGCAATTTTcagataaatcaaatcttgttaggcatgagagaaatcacacaggtgAGAAACTgcattcatgtttagaatgtgggaaatgttttatttctaAAGCACAACTTAGGAATCATCAGGAAAAACACACAAGAGAGAAGCTGTATTCATGTTGA